The Novipirellula aureliae DNA window CGGTTATCTCTGTTGAAAGTCTCACCATCCCTGGCTTGGGAACCTTTGCGACTCGAGTCGTTATCCATCAAGGTCGCTATGCCGGCACGTGGCAACACGATGAAAAAGGAGGTCACTTGTTTGGGCGGATAGAAACGGCAAGCGAGCGAGAATCGAATGATACCGACTCGGAGGATGTGGTTGTCTTTGAAGAGGATTTCGAAGATGGCTTGGACGCTTGGGAAATTCTCGATCCCGACTCTTGGAAACAGTCAACAAAGAATGGCAACACAACATTCGAAATCACCGCGAGATATGGCAAATACAAGCCTCCCGTTCGCAGTCCTCTACATGTTGCATTGATCAAGGATTTGCAGCTTTCCGATTTTGACATCACGTTCAAAGTTCACAGCACATTGGACACAGGGAACCATCGTGACTGCTGCGTGTTCTTCGCTTATCAGGATGACCATCATTTCTATTATGTTCATCTGGGAGCTAGACCCGATCCCAATAGCGGTCAAATCATGATCGTCAACGAAGCGTCACGGCGAAATCTAACCAACAATGAAACGCCTACCCCGTGGGACAACCGTTGGCATGTCGTACGATTGGTACGCAATTCACAATCAGGTTTGATTGCTATCTACTTTGATGACATGCAGACCCCGCATATCCAGGTGACGGACAAGACATTTACAACCGGTCGCATCGGAATTGGTTCCTTTGATGACATGAATGAATTCGATGACATCGTTGTTCGAAAACGAAAATAGATTTCCGGGAAAGTGAACCAACAGCATGGCGAAACGAAAAGCGGAAGTGACGATGCGCACCTTTGGAATCTATTCGCACTGGGATCCGCAATCGAAAGAGCTACCCGCATTTCGTGAATCGACGACCCGCATCGAAGCGATCGTCGGCGTGGAATTTGGTTTCGTCATTCATCTCGAAGGAGCGAAGAATCAGCTTCTACAATACTGCATCGACCATCCGGGAATTCTAGATGCGGATGGCAACCGACGTCCACCGTTCGATGGCAGCATCTATGTCAAACAGAACGTTTGGAATTTCTATCTAGGTGACACCATCTGGGAACCGATCAAAGACAAAGTCGGTAATTGGCACTTGTCGGCAAGCCTGGACGGAAAGGTGGTAGCGGAAAAGACGTTCGAACTGTTTGAACGGTGATCCACCGGCTAGGCCGTGCTCGCCCGCAGGCGAGGTTGTTGTCACGATCAGTGATCGTTGTTGGTTGACGGTTTTGGTTTCTTCTCCGCATACGAATGGTGCGGCTACGATCAGTGTCTGCAATGCCTGACCGTCTCTATTTGGCCACCAATCAAAACGCGACGGGCAAACGCATGTTCCTACCGATGAGGAAAAAAACATATCGAAGTAGGTTGAGCTGTTTTTGAAGAGTTAGGCAACTACGCCAAGAACACTTCCTAAGATCCTTGCATTTCAAATTCTTCGACGATGGTCGGGTCGTCAATTGAACTTTCGATTGCGGCATCGGCGTTGTCCGCAGGGATCAGTTGGTGACGATCGCCGTTGGGCAAAATCAACTCAGCTGAACGCAGTGCGTAGGTTTCACCGGGAACCGACTTGTCTTGTTGGACCACCAAAACGCCAGTCCCTTTATCGCCTGCGATATCAAACGCAATCGCATCCGGTTTTTCCTCGATGGCTGCAGCCGTTTGCGAGTAGTTCATTTTAATCGAAGCGATCTCGCCAATATGTTCCTGGATCGTAGGATCCTCGGCCACCTGATTCTTAATTTGGTCACCGATCATGCCTTGGGCCATTTGGAACAGGTAGTACCCACCACCGCAGCAGACGAGACCACCGACGATGGTCAAAACGCCCAATGTCCCCAAGACCCAGAGCCATGGATTGCTTTTCTTTGGCGGCAATTGATGTGGCGGCAGTTGGCCGGAAGAGAAAGTGGATTGTGGATTGCGTGGAGCAGCGTTGGGATTGTGAAAAGGTTCGTCGGAATTCATCGAGAGACAACTATCCTGGGTTCAAAAGGGTGCAGACTAAGCCTAAACAATAGTAAAGCGTCCATCACGCATTGGCACTAGCTCCGTTCGCTCACAAAATCGAGAAAAGATGGTAGCAAAAACAGCGTCGGAGCATTTACCGACCGCTAGCTTACAAAAGAGCTCTGCGTAAAAAGCTAATTTGGGGGCAGATCCGTGCCAAGCCAGCAGGTAACGGGGCAAGTTCCCACGTAAAGAGGCTAGGGGGAAAGCCCGAAAAAGTGGTGTCTTTATATTTGCTGAATTTTTGGATATCCTAATGCGTAGTCTAAGGCGGGTGATACGGATTCCTTGTTTTGGATAAGGAAGCTCAGGAGCGGATTCGCGGTAGGATTGCCGCGTCTTTTCTTGATGCAGGGTGTGGTAGGTAGACACCGGTTGAAATGTTGAAGGGGCTGCGATTCGGTTTCGTTGTCCGTTCAAAACTCTCACGTGATTCACAAGGGGAATCGATTACATGACAAAGTGCAAGTTAGAGTACATCTGGCTCGACGGTTACCAACCCACCCAGAGCCTTCGTAGTAAAACGATGGTTGTTGAAGATTTTAGCGGCAAGGTCGAAGACGCAAAAATGTGGGCTTTCGACGGCTCCTCGACCGAGCAAGCCCCGGGCGGAAGCAGCGACTGCCTACTTCAGCCCGTATTCGCCTGTCCCGATCCGGGTCGAATTGGCGGAAACAGCTACCTCATCATGTGCGAGGTTCTCGATTCCGAGGGCAACCCACATCGCACCAACGGTCGCGCAACGATCAAAGACAAGGATGACGATTTCTGGTTCGGTTTTGAGCAAGAGTACACCATCTGGAACCCTGATCTCAATAAGCCGATCGGTTTCCCAGTCGAAGGCTT harbors:
- a CDS encoding DUF3859 domain-containing protein, translating into MAKRKAEVTMRTFGIYSHWDPQSKELPAFRESTTRIEAIVGVEFGFVIHLEGAKNQLLQYCIDHPGILDADGNRRPPFDGSIYVKQNVWNFYLGDTIWEPIKDKVGNWHLSASLDGKVVAEKTFELFER